The following are from one region of the Arachis duranensis cultivar V14167 chromosome 10, aradu.V14167.gnm2.J7QH, whole genome shotgun sequence genome:
- the LOC107469550 gene encoding codeine O-demethylase isoform X3 → MEEEDQALFIQEPQHRPSVSTMEAQGIPVIDLSPVTSSNPSISSIDALVKEIGSACKEWGFFQVTNHGVPLSLRRNLLEASKNFFSQSLQEKKKVSRDESSPSGYYDTELTRNVRDWKEVFDFLAKEPTFFPVTADELDDRVTQLSNKSPQHPSHFRDIIQEYIEEMEKLAFKLMELIAMSLGLQPKRLEEFFMRGQTSLIRLNYYPPCPFPHIALGVGPHKDESALTILAQDEVEGLEVKHKTHQEWVRVKPTPNDYIINVGDIIQINLVLNVRSRFCL, encoded by the exons ATGGAAGAGGAGGACCAAGCATTATTCATCCAAGAACCACAACACAGGCCAAGTGTCTCCACCATGGAAGCACAAGGAATTCCAGTCATAGACCTCTCCCCTGTAACATCAAGCAACCCTTCTATTTCTTCCATTGACGCGCTGGTGAAGGAGATCGGAAGCGCGTGCAAGGAATGGGGATTCTTCCAAGTAACAAACCACGGTGTGCCTCTCTCTCTGAGGCGGAACCTTCTGGAAGCATCCAAGAACTTCTTTTCTCAGAGCTtgcaagaaaagaagaaggttaGCAGAGATGAAAGTTCTCCGAGCGGTTACTATGACACTGAGCTCACAAGGAACGTTAGAGATTGGAAAgaagtgtttgattttcttgcAAAAGAACCAACTTTCTTCCCTGTTACTGCAGATGAACTTGATGATCGAGTCACGCAGTTGAGTAATAAATCTCCTCAACATCCTTCTCACTTCag AGATATAATCCAAGAGTATATTGAAGAGATGGAGAAGCTAGCCTTCAAATTGATGGAACTTATAGCTATGAGTTTAGGCCTTCAACCGAAGAGGCTTGAGGAATTCTTTATGAGAGGTCAAACCAGTCTTATTCGTCTCAACTATTATCCTCCATGCCCCTTCCCTCACATAGCTCTTGGAGTTGGTCCACACAAGGATGAAAGTGCCTTAACCATTCTTGCTCAAGATGAGGTTGAAGGACTTGAAGTGAAACATAAGACACATCAAGAGTGGGTCAGAGTGAAACCAACCCCAAATGATTATATCATCAACGTTGGTGATATTATTCAG ATAAATTTGGTTCTGAATGTGAGGTCTAGATTTTGTTTGTAA